From one Stigmatopora nigra isolate UIUO_SnigA chromosome 8, RoL_Snig_1.1, whole genome shotgun sequence genomic stretch:
- the LOC144200122 gene encoding caspase a-like, with amino-acid sequence MAGELMAVRTAFLEDVSDIIIKQLLLNLVDEEVFNPGEEEAILEEQKRADKARLLIDMVIKKGDEASWKTIAHLYKRNKLFAMELGLPAHRPQGGKTSFRSATSIGNSPDSGAEFKWSKTLVRCKKTFWNSKKNDLQIYPVTKESTQNRVALLINNIEFKDMPYRYGAEADARNMKELLSALEYEVVEHTNLTGKEIDKAIVEFSKHPKLQHTDSVIVVIMSHGKKDFIYGVDWTAIQIKDEEDVFAVENIYKKLASANCKALLNKPKIIIIQACRGKSDGSAIIQDNTHGVASDSGPSVARSAPADQVAGGLQYVHKEKDFLGILSCTPDTVSYRNMTDGAYFIQYIIDALNTFAFEDDIEEIIKKVMRRFEKESFALEMQMPTIERSTLPKRFYFFPGLFPTI; translated from the exons ATGGCAG gGGAACTGATGGCAGTGAGAACAGCGTTTTTGGAGGACGTGTCCGATATTATCATCAAACAACTTCTGCTCAATCTTGTGGATGAGGAGGTCTTCAACCCTGGGGAAGAGGAGGCTATACTCGAGGAGCAAAAAAGAGCAGATAAGGCTCGTCTCTTAATCGACATGGTGATAAAAAAAGGCGACGAAGCGAGCTGGAAAACCATTGCTCATTTGTACAAGAGGAATAAATTGTTCGCCATGGAACTCGGCCTCCCTGCTCACCGGCCTCAAGGTGGGAAGACGTCGTTCAGAAGTGCAACTTCTATTGGAAATTCACCAGATTCGGGGGCCGAATTCAAATGGTCGAAGACTCTTGTCCGTTGCAAAAAGACCTTTTGGAATTCCAAGAAGAACGATCTGCAG ATCTACCCCGTGACTAAAGAATCCACACAGAATCGTGTGGCTCTGCTCATCAATAATATAGAATTCAAGGACATGCCGTACAGATATGGAGCTGAGGCCGATGCTCGGAACATGAAGGAGCTCCTGTCTGCTTTGGAATATGAAGTGGTGGAGCACACAAACCTCACTGGAAAG GAAATCGACAAGGCCATCGTGGAGTTCTCCAAACATCCCAAACTCCAACACACGGACAGTGTGATTGTGGTGATCATGTCCCATGGGAAAAAGGACTTTATCTACGGCGTGGACTGGACTGCAATACAAATAAAGGATGAGGAAGATGTCTTTGCCGTtgaaaacatttacaaaaagcTGGCTTCTGCCAATTGCAAAGCCCTGTTGAACAAACCCAAGATCATCATCATCCAGGCCTGTCGAGGAA AAAGCGACGGATCGGCGATCATCCAGGACAACACTCATGGGGTGGCGAGCGATAGCGGCCCGTCGGTGGCTAGGTCCGCGCCTGCCGACCAAGTGGCGGGTGGCTTACAATATGTGCACAAAGAGAAAGATTTCCTGGGAATTCTCTCTTGCACCCCTG ATACGGTGTCTTACAGAAACATGACGGACGGCGCGTATTTCATTCAGTACATCATTGATGCGCTGAATACATTTGCATTCGAAGACGATATCGAGGAGATTATCAAGAAG GTCATGAGACGTTTTGAAAAAGAGTCATTTGCATTGGAAATGCAGATGCCAACTATAGAGAGAAGCACCTTGCCAAAGCGCTTCTACTTCTTTCCCGGCCTGTTTCCCACAATTTGA